One genomic region from Methanorbis furvi encodes:
- a CDS encoding DUF2298 domain-containing protein has protein sequence MISPEMQIVTVVLWLIVIKFCQMTVYPYLKLAVTDLAYGLSYPFSILILTFVSWYLGVVGLPIQLALLPFALAGVYALICRKYDIEEMKKNLRWDLVFLGAFALMLISRFLTPGIIPSGEKFMDAAFLGSIMLDPSVTPLDPWYAGGELSIYYYLGHWMCGVLGVFTGGASTVIFNLMLPTVFALAAISAYAVGVLLLKRHQWIPMLVLVIPNAALIWHIFSGAGAVGIWWASTRVIENTINEYPLFSFLWGDPHAHVLGCFNQLFFLCLLSVMLVRWKLLPKAGKYLLAVMLALSLGTMPAMNSWDVMVYAAVYIVVAAVVWIKEGHTLRDAVPLALVPVLSLASYAPFLYTMISEGGSSVQGFFLVTTPSAINEFLGVYLFFVAVFVIYGFSVLKKYPWLIAVPIVFAVVGYAAAGVALFCILLLLGKKSSTPEIVFGILGMVIVFLMEVVYLKDYMGDVYYRMNTVFKFGFCAWFMLGASALLMIGSWVSDRFAEVSRKRAVAAAVVVFIVLASMIGFFGIHLGYPGGTLDGAAWLEVSHPADAAGISFLTGVAVPGDVIVEAADGSYEYNGRVSAMTGLPTIVGWVGHEVGWRNGVGDAGTRWTEVRAIYEDPSRTLDLMDKYGAKYLFVGEVEQQKYNLNLPDEGLIEIFTADGVSIYQRGD, from the coding sequence ATGATCTCTCCTGAGATGCAGATAGTAACGGTCGTTCTCTGGCTGATAGTAATCAAGTTCTGTCAGATGACGGTCTATCCGTATCTGAAATTGGCAGTGACTGATCTCGCATACGGCCTATCGTACCCGTTTTCCATTCTCATACTCACGTTTGTCTCCTGGTATCTCGGTGTGGTTGGTCTTCCAATTCAGCTTGCCCTGCTGCCGTTCGCGCTCGCAGGAGTTTACGCACTCATCTGCAGAAAGTACGACATTGAAGAGATGAAGAAAAATCTCCGCTGGGATTTGGTGTTCCTTGGAGCGTTCGCGCTGATGCTGATATCCCGTTTCCTGACTCCCGGGATTATTCCAAGCGGCGAGAAGTTTATGGACGCGGCGTTTCTTGGAAGCATCATGCTTGATCCTTCCGTAACACCGCTCGACCCATGGTATGCGGGAGGGGAGCTGTCCATCTACTACTATCTCGGCCACTGGATGTGCGGGGTTCTGGGAGTTTTCACCGGCGGGGCTTCAACCGTCATCTTCAATCTGATGCTGCCGACAGTTTTTGCTCTCGCCGCAATCTCTGCGTACGCGGTTGGTGTTCTGCTGCTGAAGCGGCATCAGTGGATTCCGATGCTCGTTCTGGTCATCCCGAACGCAGCCCTCATCTGGCATATCTTCTCTGGAGCCGGAGCGGTTGGCATCTGGTGGGCATCAACCAGAGTGATTGAAAATACCATCAACGAGTATCCGCTCTTTTCTTTTCTCTGGGGCGACCCGCACGCACATGTGCTCGGCTGTTTCAATCAGCTGTTTTTCCTCTGTCTTCTATCAGTGATGCTTGTGCGGTGGAAACTGCTGCCAAAAGCTGGAAAGTATCTGCTTGCTGTCATGCTTGCCCTCTCTCTTGGAACAATGCCTGCGATGAACTCGTGGGATGTGATGGTGTATGCGGCAGTCTATATTGTGGTCGCAGCAGTTGTCTGGATTAAAGAGGGCCATACGCTCCGGGACGCAGTGCCGTTAGCTCTTGTTCCCGTCCTTTCTCTTGCCTCGTACGCTCCGTTTTTGTACACGATGATCTCCGAAGGAGGGTCCAGCGTTCAGGGATTTTTCCTCGTGACAACTCCTTCCGCGATCAATGAGTTCCTTGGCGTTTACCTGTTCTTTGTCGCGGTGTTTGTCATCTACGGATTTTCTGTGCTGAAAAAATATCCCTGGCTGATTGCCGTGCCGATTGTTTTCGCGGTTGTCGGTTATGCAGCTGCCGGAGTTGCACTCTTCTGCATCCTGCTGCTGCTTGGAAAGAAAAGCAGTACGCCTGAGATTGTGTTCGGCATTCTTGGTATGGTAATTGTGTTTCTGATGGAGGTTGTGTATCTGAAGGATTACATGGGCGATGTCTACTACCGGATGAACACCGTATTCAAATTCGGATTTTGTGCATGGTTTATGCTTGGCGCTTCCGCACTTCTGATGATCGGCAGCTGGGTCTCAGACCGCTTTGCCGAAGTTTCCAGGAAACGTGCCGTCGCGGCCGCAGTCGTGGTCTTCATCGTTCTTGCGAGCATGATCGGATTTTTTGGCATTCATCTCGGGTACCCGGGAGGAACACTGGATGGTGCGGCATGGCTTGAGGTCTCACACCCCGCAGACGCGGCAGGAATTTCTTTCCTGACCGGCGTTGCCGTGCCCGGCGATGTGATTGTGGAAGCGGCTGACGGGTCGTATGAGTACAACGGCCGCGTGTCTGCAATGACCGGACTTCCGACCATTGTCGGCTGGGTTGGTCATGAGGTAGGATGGCGGAACGGTGTCGGCGATGCCGGAACACGCTGGACTGAGGTGCGGGCAATCTATGAAGACCCGTCCCGGACGCTTGATCTCATGGACAAGTACGGCGCGAAGTATCTGTTCGTGGGTGAGGTTGAGCAGCAGAAGTACAACCTGAACCTGCCGGACGAAGGCCTCATCGAGATCTTTACCGCGGACGGCGTGAGTATTTATCAGCGCGGTGACTAA
- a CDS encoding glycosyltransferase, which yields MESPVLSVVIPVYNDAASLNLAVPASIEVLEGLGLPFELILCEDASSDGSLEVANEFVAADKRIIVNHSDVRRGKGGALSEALAMSRGDIFCFYDVDLSTDLAALGTLIQKVQEGTDIAIGSRFLDESAVTRTGEREATSVGFNRMVRILLASSIRDHQCGFKAFRRERLMQLMPYVRSRGWTWDTEVLALAQACGYTVEEIPIVWKQGDKTNVRTGDVFSMGWSVVRLAWRIRVAGDYPKNI from the coding sequence ATGGAGAGTCCAGTACTGAGTGTCGTCATCCCTGTCTACAATGACGCAGCTTCGCTCAACCTTGCGGTTCCCGCATCAATAGAAGTACTGGAAGGTTTGGGCCTACCGTTTGAACTGATCCTCTGTGAGGATGCAAGCTCTGACGGGAGTCTTGAAGTGGCAAATGAGTTCGTCGCAGCAGACAAACGGATCATCGTCAATCACAGTGATGTCAGGCGAGGAAAAGGCGGTGCACTTTCCGAGGCGCTGGCAATGTCACGCGGAGATATTTTTTGTTTTTACGACGTGGACCTCTCAACTGATCTCGCCGCTCTTGGAACACTGATTCAAAAAGTTCAGGAAGGAACTGATATCGCAATAGGTTCACGGTTCCTCGATGAAAGTGCAGTCACCAGAACCGGCGAGCGCGAGGCAACAAGTGTCGGCTTCAACCGGATGGTACGAATACTGCTTGCGAGCAGCATCCGTGATCATCAGTGCGGGTTCAAGGCATTCCGCCGCGAGCGGCTGATGCAGCTGATGCCGTACGTCCGCTCGCGCGGATGGACCTGGGACACCGAGGTTCTCGCACTCGCGCAGGCGTGCGGCTACACGGTAGAAGAGATCCCTATTGTTTGGAAACAGGGAGATAAGACCAATGTGCGGACCGGCGATGTGTTTTCCATGGGATGGTCGGTGGTGCGCCTTGCCTGGCGTATCCGCGTTGCCGGAGATTATCCGAAAAATATCTGA
- the rpl7ae gene encoding 50S ribosomal protein L7Ae, translated as MAKIYQMFEVPEELQNKALEALELARDTGKIKKGANEATKAVERGTAALVLIGADVAPEEIVMHIPGIADEKEIPFVFINKQADIGAACGLDVGCTAVAIVKVGKGKEIIEDLANQIKALRG; from the coding sequence ATGGCAAAGATTTACCAGATGTTTGAAGTCCCAGAAGAACTTCAGAACAAAGCTCTCGAGGCTCTCGAGCTTGCACGCGACACCGGAAAGATCAAGAAAGGCGCAAACGAGGCAACCAAGGCCGTCGAGCGCGGAACCGCAGCACTCGTTCTCATTGGTGCAGATGTCGCACCAGAAGAGATCGTTATGCACATCCCCGGAATTGCAGACGAGAAAGAGATCCCGTTCGTTTTCATCAACAAGCAGGCAGACATTGGTGCTGCATGCGGTCTTGACGTCGGCTGCACTGCAGTTGCAATTGTAAAGGTCGGCAAAGGCAAGGAAATCATCGAGGACCTTGCAAACCAGATTAAGGCACTCAGAGGATAA
- a CDS encoding 30S ribosomal protein S28e, whose product MPDDATPAEVIEVIGLTGMHGEASQIKCRVLDGPNKGRIITRNTFGPIREGDILMLLETEREAKKLSRR is encoded by the coding sequence ATGCCTGATGATGCAACGCCAGCAGAAGTCATCGAGGTCATCGGCCTTACGGGTATGCACGGAGAGGCATCCCAGATTAAGTGCCGTGTACTTGATGGCCCGAACAAGGGGCGGATTATCACCCGCAACACCTTCGGTCCTATCCGCGAGGGTGACATCCTGATGCTCCTTGAGACAGAACGTGAAGCAAAGAAGCTCTCAAGACGGTGA
- a CDS encoding 50S ribosomal protein L24e yields MVDTYTCSYCGKQLEPGTGKLFVRKDGAVFYFCSSKCQSNYKLGRIPRRVAWTAAGRKARGKE; encoded by the coding sequence ATGGTTGATACGTATACCTGCAGTTACTGCGGCAAACAGCTTGAACCGGGAACCGGTAAACTGTTCGTCAGAAAGGATGGCGCAGTCTTCTACTTCTGTTCCTCCAAATGTCAGAGCAACTACAAACTTGGCCGTATTCCGCGCCGTGTTGCATGGACTGCAGCAGGACGCAAGGCACGCGGTAAGGAGTAA
- the ndk gene encoding nucleoside-diphosphate kinase: MERTFVMIKPDGVQRGLVGEILSRFEKKGFKIVAAKFGVLPEAIVDKHYEEHLAKPFYPGMKAYITSGPVFRFVLEGDNVIATVRKMNGATNPTEAAPGTVRGDYALSIGKNVIHASDAPESAAREIGIHFTATELVAYTKIDETQLYE, encoded by the coding sequence ATGGAACGCACCTTTGTCATGATTAAGCCGGACGGCGTCCAGCGTGGTCTGGTCGGTGAGATTCTTTCCCGCTTCGAAAAGAAGGGGTTCAAGATCGTTGCCGCAAAGTTCGGTGTTCTGCCGGAAGCAATTGTGGACAAGCATTACGAGGAGCACCTCGCAAAGCCGTTCTACCCGGGAATGAAGGCATACATTACTTCAGGCCCAGTGTTCAGATTCGTGCTTGAGGGCGACAATGTTATTGCAACTGTCCGCAAGATGAACGGTGCAACCAATCCGACAGAGGCCGCACCCGGCACTGTCCGCGGTGACTATGCTCTTTCTATCGGCAAGAATGTGATTCACGCATCCGATGCTCCCGAGAGTGCAGCCCGCGAGATTGGTATTCACTTTACCGCAACTGAGCTCGTCGCATACACAAAGATCGACGAGACCCAGCTCTACGAGTAA